One Mycolicibacterium parafortuitum DNA segment encodes these proteins:
- a CDS encoding AI-2E family transporter, producing the protein MFAAHLRSSAVVAVQFVAVAAALWILAWVVGKTWVVVLPLVLGLVVCTVLWPPVRWLRDKGVPPAAATLLVLLVAVGVVAGAVAAVAPAIIGQSGELAQQASAGVVQVRDWLGGPPLNIGEEQLNSAVAAINDRLSSSSAQIAAGVFTGVSAATSALVTLFTTIVVVFFFLKDGPGFLPWLRRTVGEPSGPHLSSVLGRIWSTLGGFIRTQALVSLVDAVLIGIGLVILGVPLAYALAIITFIGGFIPIVGAFVAGGLAVLIALVSNGPVNALIVLAIILAVQQLEGNVLQPWLQSKSMKLHAVIVLLAVMLGASLFGVIGAFLAVPVAATVAVVLRYYGEQVAEQAGENAAAP; encoded by the coding sequence ATCTTCGCCGCCCACCTGCGCTCGTCTGCGGTGGTGGCGGTGCAGTTCGTCGCGGTAGCCGCGGCCCTGTGGATCCTCGCCTGGGTGGTCGGCAAGACGTGGGTGGTCGTTCTTCCGCTGGTGCTCGGTCTGGTCGTGTGTACGGTGCTGTGGCCACCGGTGCGCTGGCTGCGCGACAAAGGCGTGCCGCCCGCCGCGGCGACGCTGCTGGTGCTGCTGGTCGCCGTCGGGGTGGTGGCCGGCGCGGTCGCCGCTGTCGCGCCCGCGATCATCGGGCAGTCCGGTGAACTCGCCCAGCAGGCATCCGCCGGCGTGGTGCAGGTGCGGGACTGGCTCGGCGGGCCGCCGCTGAACATCGGTGAGGAACAACTCAATTCGGCGGTCGCGGCGATCAACGACCGGCTCAGCTCCAGCAGCGCGCAGATCGCGGCCGGGGTGTTCACCGGTGTGAGCGCCGCGACGTCGGCGCTGGTCACGTTGTTCACGACGATCGTCGTGGTCTTCTTCTTCCTCAAGGACGGCCCGGGGTTCCTGCCGTGGCTGCGGCGCACCGTCGGAGAGCCCTCGGGTCCGCACCTGAGCTCAGTCCTCGGCCGGATCTGGTCCACGCTGGGCGGATTCATTCGGACCCAGGCGCTGGTCAGCCTGGTCGACGCGGTGCTGATCGGCATCGGGCTGGTGATCCTCGGAGTGCCGTTGGCGTACGCGTTGGCCATCATCACGTTCATCGGCGGGTTCATCCCGATCGTCGGCGCGTTCGTCGCCGGCGGTCTCGCCGTGCTGATCGCCCTGGTGTCGAACGGGCCGGTCAACGCGCTGATCGTGCTGGCCATCATCCTCGCCGTGCAGCAGCTCGAGGGCAACGTGTTGCAGCCGTGGCTGCAGTCGAAGTCGATGAAGCTGCACGCGGTGATCGTGCTGCTGGCGGTCATGCTGGGGGCGTCGTTGTTCGGGGTGATCGGCGCGTTCCTGGCGGTTCCGGTCGCCGCGACAGTCGCGGTGGTGCTGCGCTACTACGGCGAGCAGGTCGCCGAACAGGCCGGGGAGAACGCCGCCGCGCCCTGA
- a CDS encoding carboxymuconolactone decarboxylase family protein translates to MTSTTRIEPVSPQRASLLTRLMWRYAKRRFGEVPEPFAIYAHHPGVMLAGAMHESVLEKASTTLPASVRELAVYWTARQIGCSWCVDFGAMLMRLEGLDMARLKDIDDYASSPRFSGDERAAIAYAAAMTTDPHTVTDDQVADLRRRFGDKGVIELTYQIGVENMRARVNAALGITEQGFSSGDACRVPWA, encoded by the coding sequence ATGACGTCGACAACACGCATCGAGCCCGTATCCCCACAGCGCGCCTCATTGCTGACCCGGTTGATGTGGCGCTACGCCAAGCGCCGCTTCGGCGAGGTGCCCGAGCCGTTCGCGATCTACGCCCATCATCCGGGCGTGATGCTCGCCGGCGCGATGCACGAAAGTGTGCTGGAGAAGGCCTCCACCACGCTGCCGGCGAGCGTCCGCGAGCTCGCGGTGTACTGGACCGCCCGCCAGATCGGCTGCTCGTGGTGTGTCGACTTCGGCGCCATGCTGATGCGGCTGGAGGGTCTGGACATGGCACGGCTCAAGGACATTGACGACTACGCGTCATCGCCGAGGTTCTCCGGCGACGAGCGCGCCGCGATCGCCTACGCCGCGGCGATGACCACCGACCCGCACACCGTCACCGACGACCAGGTCGCCGATCTGCGCCGGCGCTTCGGCGACAAGGGTGTCATCGAGTTGACCTATCAGATCGGTGTGGAGAACATGCGGGCCCGCGTGAACGCCGCGCTGGGGATCACCGAGCAGGGGTTCAGCTCCGGCGACGCGTGCCGGGTGCCCTGGGCATGA